In the Terriglobales bacterium genome, one interval contains:
- a CDS encoding DUF805 domain-containing protein, which yields MLLAFLQGVKVSQGTGSALFQWEGTVGRAEYLGYGLILFFTKYLIDSEVARQAFHRPWSILNYYAPAGALSIVNLPRSEQRFFYTMLAIAIPFIWAGVLLTVKRLRDVGASPAWTILFFVPVVNLLFFLALSLLPGASAAKPVPPSQDTARGGAGGWVGVIPKSKLGAAFVGVLLCIPITLLLTLFGVKVLANYGWGLFVGVPFVIGFVSSAVYNLRGPRGTGESMGVAVLGLVLAGAALLLVAFEGIVCLIMAFPIAAPLAMIGGGLARSIFSRPMPARPASQTMGALVLVLPLLMTAEHAAHRPPVPIEIRSEVVVNAPPQKVWDQLIAFAQIPEEREWLFHIGVAYPIRAEIQGHGPGAVRYCVFSTGAFVEPIEAWDEPHRLGFSVRQQPPVMQEWSPYDIRPPHVAQNYLLSRRGEFRLTELPGGRTHLEGTTWYENKFWPAAYWRVWSDYFIHRIHMRVLQHIKTQAER from the coding sequence ATGCTGTTGGCATTCCTTCAGGGGGTGAAGGTGAGCCAAGGGACTGGTTCTGCTTTGTTCCAATGGGAAGGCACGGTCGGACGCGCCGAATACCTCGGGTATGGCCTCATCCTGTTCTTCACCAAGTACCTGATCGACAGCGAAGTGGCGCGGCAAGCCTTTCATCGGCCGTGGTCGATCCTGAATTACTACGCGCCCGCGGGAGCGCTCTCCATCGTCAACCTCCCACGGAGCGAGCAGCGCTTCTTCTACACCATGCTGGCCATCGCCATCCCCTTCATCTGGGCCGGCGTGCTGCTAACGGTGAAGCGGCTGCGCGATGTAGGTGCGTCGCCCGCCTGGACGATCCTGTTCTTCGTGCCGGTGGTGAATCTGCTGTTCTTTCTGGCGCTCAGTCTTCTGCCGGGAGCATCGGCGGCGAAACCAGTGCCGCCGTCTCAAGACACTGCTCGAGGTGGGGCGGGCGGTTGGGTGGGCGTCATCCCCAAAAGCAAGCTGGGCGCGGCATTTGTGGGGGTGCTGTTGTGCATTCCGATCACGTTGCTGCTGACGCTGTTCGGGGTCAAGGTACTGGCGAATTATGGATGGGGCTTGTTTGTCGGGGTGCCGTTCGTCATCGGCTTCGTCTCCTCGGCCGTGTACAACCTGCGCGGGCCGCGAGGCACGGGTGAATCGATGGGGGTTGCAGTGCTGGGGCTGGTGCTGGCGGGCGCGGCACTGCTGCTGGTAGCGTTCGAAGGCATCGTGTGCCTGATCATGGCATTCCCCATCGCCGCGCCCCTCGCCATGATCGGAGGCGGGCTGGCCCGCAGCATCTTCTCGCGGCCCATGCCGGCTAGGCCAGCTTCGCAGACCATGGGTGCGCTGGTGCTCGTGCTTCCGCTGCTGATGACCGCCGAGCACGCCGCGCACCGGCCGCCGGTCCCGATCGAAATACGTTCCGAGGTCGTGGTGAACGCCCCGCCGCAAAAAGTCTGGGACCAGCTCATCGCCTTCGCGCAGATCCCTGAGGAGCGCGAGTGGCTGTTCCATATCGGCGTCGCCTATCCAATCCGCGCCGAGATCCAGGGACACGGGCCGGGCGCCGTGCGCTACTGCGTGTTCTCCACCGGGGCGTTCGTGGAGCCGATCGAGGCCTGGGACGAGCCGCACCGGCTCGGCTTCTCCGTGCGCCAGCAACCGCCGGTGATGCAGGAGTGGTCGCCCTACGACATCCGGCCGCCGCATGTGGCGCAGAACTACCTGCTGTCACGCCGTGGAGAGTTCCGGCTGACGGAATTGCCGGGCGGCCGCACCCACCTGGAAGGGACCACCTGGTACGAGAACAAGTTCTGGCCGGCCGCATACTGGCGGGTATGGTCGGACTACTTCATCCACCGCATCCACATGCGGGTGCTGCAGCACATCAAGACACAGGCGGAACGTTAG
- the ispE gene encoding 4-(cytidine 5'-diphospho)-2-C-methyl-D-erythritol kinase — MSVSVRSFAKINIGLRIGPVRPDGFHELRTLYQTIGLHDVLRVTIARGSGIEIRSNAPAVPQDESNTCYRVAERVLHATRRRAKVTITIEKKLPVQGGLGGASSNAVATLLALERALRRQLPPEDRMRIAAEVGSDLPLFLLGGLVLGSGRGEEVYPLEDMPGIPCVVATPAIGVSTPQAFARWDRLAETGSGRRGKLTAPAISSTINGFSHSVLAWLSGSSTGVPSRNVGDRAEALLLDLVRAGIENDFERVVFPEYPELRKVKRALERAGARYGSLSGSGSTVYGLFASSAEAKRAAVRLTEGGIRAQVTTTLPRRQYWRRMFV, encoded by the coding sequence ATGTCCGTCTCTGTCCGTTCTTTCGCAAAAATCAATATCGGACTGCGCATCGGCCCGGTGCGTCCAGACGGATTTCACGAGTTGCGGACGCTGTACCAGACCATCGGGCTGCACGACGTGCTGCGGGTCACCATCGCACGTGGCAGCGGCATTGAGATCCGGTCCAACGCGCCCGCTGTTCCGCAGGACGAATCCAATACCTGCTACCGGGTGGCCGAGCGCGTCCTTCATGCCACACGCCGGCGTGCCAAGGTGACTATCACCATCGAGAAGAAGCTGCCGGTGCAGGGCGGACTCGGGGGCGCCTCCTCCAATGCAGTCGCCACTCTGCTGGCCCTGGAACGGGCACTCCGGAGGCAGCTCCCGCCGGAAGACCGCATGCGTATCGCCGCCGAGGTGGGCTCCGACCTCCCCCTGTTCCTGCTCGGCGGCCTGGTCCTGGGTTCTGGCCGGGGGGAAGAGGTCTACCCGCTGGAAGACATGCCCGGCATCCCCTGCGTGGTCGCCACCCCGGCCATCGGCGTCTCCACCCCCCAAGCCTTCGCCCGCTGGGACCGGCTCGCGGAAACCGGCTCCGGCCGCAGAGGCAAATTGACGGCGCCAGCTATATCCAGTACAATCAATGGGTTCAGTCACTCTGTGTTGGCGTGGCTGAGTGGGTCTTCCACCGGTGTTCCCAGCCGCAACGTTGGGGACCGGGCCGAGGCACTGCTTCTCGACCTTGTCCGTGCCGGGATCGAAAACGACTTTGAACGTGTCGTCTTTCCTGAGTATCCCGAACTGCGTAAGGTGAAGCGTGCCCTGGAGCGTGCGGGCGCCCGGTATGGGTCTTTGTCCGGCTCTGGCTCGACGGTGTACGGGCTCTTCGCTTCCTCGGCGGAGGCGAAACGGGCAGCGGTGCGGTTGACCGAAGGCGGGATCCGCGCCCAGGTGACCACCACGCTTCCTCGCCGGCAGTATTGGCGGAGAATGTTCGTCTAG